DNA sequence from the Tachysurus fulvidraco isolate hzauxx_2018 chromosome 1, HZAU_PFXX_2.0, whole genome shotgun sequence genome:
ttatcacTGACTTTCTGTCGTACTAAAATTGCACTAGAAATctaagaagaaataaaatcatagaCCTCAAAATGTATGCCTTTTAACTGCAAAACAGATTTCAGGGAAACTTCAGTACAGTATTATATCTggctatataaatattaataaatattatacctCTCAGACCCCTGGTGTCCACAGAACCCATTTTGAAATATCACCTTAAGGGATCGTGGGATGTTTTGACAAAACAATTCTGCATGTGTGATACTGCATGTGTGATGTGTTAGATGGATCTATCTCTCTGagagtgtatttaaaaatgacaacaaaacgATAAACacgaagaaaataaaaacatacacaacaaataattttttttttagatttttttattgctgaagTTATGGAAGTCTGCCACAgaatcattttataaattcaTCAGTGATGTTTGGTGAGATGCAGTAGGAAGCATTTCAGTAACTTTCCTTGGCACACACAGAGGCATAGCGGTTCTCACAATTAATATCATTCCAGTTTTTAGAGGCTACAGATAACAGAAAAAATAGACTTGTAAATGGCATGGtatttgagttaaaaaaaaaaaaaaaagcaacacaccACAAGCTATTGAGATACATACAGAAGAAGAATTTTTGCTTACCACCAGCATTTATATGCACACAGCGCTCTCTGTTTTCATAATTATCTGGTTGTCCTTGTCTCCACTTGGTGAAAGTCAATTTGGTGCCATCAGACCAAAAGAATTGAAAAGCCTGAAAGATGAACAGAGGAAATCACAAGGTGTTATAGTTGATAACATTTTTGAGGTTTAAGTCAATAAATCATGCACCATACAGTCAGATGATCCCCTGCTTACCTTCTGACAGTCACTGAGGCCGATGTATGTTAGAGCCTCCGTGGGGTCAAAACTACGGATAAGAGCCTTTATCTGCTGATATTCATTCTCACTGTGTATTGAGACCAAGTGTGCATCAAAATCCTGACAGAATttctagaaaaacaaacagaactgtaACATCATTGCATGTTTTTACCTGCAGTTATTATGCACAATTAAGGAACTGACACTATATACATCtcataaataaatctcattttaaactTCATACATGTACCAAACAGTTATAGTAGATATTGACCAAGACATAATCATTCATCtattttagaataaatattttattttctgccctgtcctgttactgtgttactgttcaCAGCCTTTTTTCTAGTATAagatatactatatattattttatatattatatatataatatataaaataatcctTTCACAGTTTTTTTACCTTGGTGTAAGTagagaaaatgtaaatacatttggAAAGAATTAAAATATACCTCTGCAGAAGCCCAATCCAGATTGTTGCCGTTGTACAAGTAGCAGCGACCGGAATAGTAGGACCATCCAATTGGGCATTTGTCAGAAAATGCACGTATTAGTTCCTGATCTAAAaagatatacaatattatatatatatatatatatatatatatatatatatatatatatatatatatatatatatatatatatatatataatatgcgtgcacacacacacacacactcacacacacacaagtatgcattcatatttacatacgtatatgcacacacacacttgtcttgATATGCTGAAGCATTACAGTTTTTCTTCACTAGAACCAgtatgacaatgtccctgtggaCAAAGCAAAtctataaagacatggtttCCCAAAAGTGTAGCAAAGGAACCCAAGTGTCCCCTGTGGAGCTTGTGGAGCTTATTATCACATAAAACTAGAACAAGATGTTCAAAAAACATACTTCTAGCCATAAAGTATACTTTGCTGGCTATAAAACGTTGttttaaaacatacagtactgtgcaaatgTTTTTACGCATAAAATCTTTCTGTTAAATCCTTCTGTTTTAACATATATCCTAAGACAGACTCATTGATCATGTCTATGTGGGGGCCAAACCATCACTTACAAGACCCCTTGTTCTTCTCTAAATAGAAGATAATTCTTAAAGACATGATTCTTGCTTTAATCTTTTAGCTTTTGGTCTCAGTATATTCATTTTTGGCTGCTATAAATTACCTTGCAGCCCTTATTCATTCAGTTATGGCCTTAATAAATTCACTAGAAGCCTTAAGACTCTGTGGTGATAAAAAAAGAACCACTATTTTACCCCAAtggttttgtatatttataacttctgtaatagaaaatcatcagtttaaataaattaattacataaaaagaaagtaaaactggTACAAATGAAAACTGGTATTCTTAATATCATACTGATCTGTGCAGGTATTTTAATTACCTTCCACAATGTCAGGATCAGCCTCTAGAAAccagaagaaaggaaagagtaATTTAAGTCCTGGTGGTTACAATTACAATTTAGCTGCTTTTcaagattttaatattttaattttacctGATATTGGGTACTCCACAGCTTAAAAGGAATTTGGGGAAAGGTCATCATTTTTGGTCAATTATTTTTTCGATGTTGTGTATAGATACAGATGACGAATTTTAATGatgttcaaaaagaaaaaagaaaataaattaaagagaGAGCGATCTGCCAATCGCACAATAAGAACcaaatgatatatttattaataatatgatATTTTCAAACAACCAAAATTATAGCTGTattaaaattttacataaaatgtatataacattcactaacaattttatttttagttatatcCTAATATCCTTAATAGAGCTAAGATTCTTACCCAAAGCTGCTCCTGCTGTGGCAAGAATAAGAAGCATCACCACTTTGGTCTGAGAAGCCATAGTTCTATGTTTTTAcgcactgaaagaaaaaaaatacatgatttGTGTTAATGTAATAAGAATTGTGTATGTTATACCTCACCGCAACTCCACTTACATTTAATCAGGAGATTTTACTCGCTTGATGTAACAAATTAAGGTAAGTGATGATGCTTATATAGTGATACTGTCAGGAACTTCCTCTTtccaaagaaaatatttttatctaaAACGAATAAATGATAATTGcacaatgctgtaaatgttctgTGAAGATGCAAAGATAAGGACATGGAAATATTTGAGCTGACGAAGCATGTTATAATGTTTGgacatgtaattatttttacacatacaATGTTATTGTGGCTGTACATTCAGACATGGATGAAGGATGAaagtatatttaaacaaaactaCAACTGT
Encoded proteins:
- the LOC113650564 gene encoding type-2 ice-structuring protein-like, giving the protein MASQTKVVMLLILATAGAALAVEYPISEADPDIVEDQELIRAFSDKCPIGWSYYSGRCYLYNGNNLDWASAEKFCQDFDAHLVSIHSENEYQQIKALIRSFDPTEALTYIGLSDCQKAFQFFWSDGTKLTFTKWRQGQPDNYENRERCVHINAGASKNWNDINCENRYASVCAKESY